DNA sequence from the Ghiorsea bivora genome:
ACATTTAAAACGCCGTTGTTTGTCTAACGCCGCCCATGCCAAGGCTAATTCATACATTTCCCCAGTGGTACGCAAATAATAACTACTCGCCCGCTGCAACCAGTTCCAATAAACATCAGCATATAAACTTTTATCATCTAAACGATCTAAAACTTGTTTTAAATCTGCCGTTGCTTCTTGTTTATTAGCATCCTGTTCAAACACTTGCTCAACAACAGCGACCCGTTTGCTATGCCCAAAAGGCACAACAACCCGAATGCCAACTTGGGGTTCACCTAAAGCATCAGACCAAACATAATCAAAGCTTTGCCATAACGGTGCAAACACAGTGGCGCGAATATAAATGCGAGGATTCTCATGCGCTAGCATGGTTACAGCAAACGTTTGTCAGGGGTAAACTCTGGCACAAGCTGCTGCAATAATTGAATCAAGGCTGGCACATCCCGATTTGCACATGCCTCACGAATAGCAGCGAGTCGTTGCTGTACTTCATCCCAATCTACTTCACGAACATCAGACAGCATAATTTTAGCATGGGTTGTCCCCTGCAGCGATTCAGCCTCATGAAACAACTCTTCAAACAATTTTTCACCCGGGCGTAAACCCGTATAGACAATATCAATATCCTTGTTGGGCACCAAACCTGCCAAACGAATCATTTGCTCTGCCATATCTTTGATTTTTACAGGTTCACCCATATCCAAAACAAAGATTTCACCGCCTGAACCCATAGTTGCCGCTTGTAAAATCAATGAGACTGCCTCAGGAATAGTCATAAAATAACGGGTAATTTCCTTGTGCGTCACAGTCACAGGCCCACCCTTCTCAATTTGTTTTTTAAACAACGGTACAACACTGCCTGCTGAGCCCAACACATTACCAAAACGGGTCGTAATAAAGGCAGTATCGCACCGTTTATTCAAGTTTTGGCAATATATTTCTGCCATACGTTTGGTTGCTCCCATCACATTGGCGGGATTAACTGCTTTATCTGTGGATACTTGGATAAAGTGTTCACAAGCATGCATTGCTGCAAGGTCAGCAAGCATGCAAGTCCCCAACACATTGGTTTTAATGCCCTCTGCTGGATTTGCCTCTACAAGCGGCACATGTTTATACGCTGCAGCGTTAAAAACGATATCAGGTTTAAAGTTCGAAAATATCCATTCCATGCGTTCATGATCACGAATATCACCCAAAACTGTGCTACAAGACTTATAATTAAGCGTCCCCTGTAGCTCATTATCAATTTGATATAAATTAAACTCTGCATGATCCAGCAAAATAAGCTGACCAGGATTAAATGAAAGTAACTGGCGACATAACTCTGAACCAATGGAGCCACCTGCACCCGTGACCATCACTTGTTTACCTTGAATAAAACGCGCAACCACATCATTTTTCAATGCTATCTCATCTCTACCCAATAAATCTTCCAAATGGATATTCCGTAAACTTCCTATATCTGGTTTTTGATGGTCTAATTCTTCTAAAGTAGGAACAGTTCTACACCTAACATGTAAGTCAGCGCATATTTTCACCATATTTTGTAATA
Encoded proteins:
- a CDS encoding polysaccharide biosynthesis protein produces the protein MKDLLYIWKSRWFAFVHDMLWVSLAIYLAFSFRFDFGAIPERHIEAAWHMLWVALLVQAFNYWYFGLYRGIWRFASLPDLTRIMQSVLFGSLFTYFILFTWIRLEGVPRSTLVLYPILLMGGLAGMRLLYRWIKDRRLSLSSVAGKRVLILGAGKAGELLVRDILNSDKYIPVGFLDDEKKKKGCDIRGVPVLGDFASLATLIPELSIDEVLIAMPSAEPKLLQNMVKICADLHVRCRTVPTLEELDHQKPDIGSLRNIHLEDLLGRDEIALKNDVVARFIQGKQVMVTGAGGSIGSELCRQLLSFNPGQLILLDHAEFNLYQIDNELQGTLNYKSCSTVLGDIRDHERMEWIFSNFKPDIVFNAAAYKHVPLVEANPAEGIKTNVLGTCMLADLAAMHACEHFIQVSTDKAVNPANVMGATKRMAEIYCQNLNKRCDTAFITTRFGNVLGSAGSVVPLFKKQIEKGGPVTVTHKEITRYFMTIPEAVSLILQAATMGSGGEIFVLDMGEPVKIKDMAEQMIRLAGLVPNKDIDIVYTGLRPGEKLFEELFHEAESLQGTTHAKIMLSDVREVDWDEVQQRLAAIREACANRDVPALIQLLQQLVPEFTPDKRLL